One Oryza brachyantha chromosome 3, ObraRS2, whole genome shotgun sequence DNA segment encodes these proteins:
- the LOC102723035 gene encoding putative linoleate 9S-lipoxygenase 3 yields the protein MLGGLIDSLTGSSKQSRLKGTVVLMRKNVLDLNDFGATVIDGLGEFVGKGVTCQLISSTAVDQNNGNRGKVGAEANLEQWPTSSLPSLTTGESRFGVTFDWEVEKLGVPGAVIVKNHHRNEFYLKTITLDSVPGRAGAVVFVANSWVYPAAKYRYDRVFFANDAYLPSQMPAALKPYRDDELRNLRGDDQQGPYQEHDRVYRYDVYNDLGEPDSGNPRPILGGSPDRPYPRRGRTGRKPTTKDADSESRLPLVQQIYVPRDERFGHLKMADFLGYSIRAIAEGVVPAIRTYVDTTPGEFDSFQDIVNLYEGCLRLPDVPALQELRKRFPLQLIKDLLPASGDYILKLPMPHIIKQDKQAWRTDEEFAREVLAGLNPMMITRLTEFPPKSTLDPSKFGDHTSTITAAHIENSLEGLTVQQALDSNRLYILDHHDRFMPFLIDVNNLEGNFIYATRTLFFLRGDGTLAPLAIELSEPLIQGGVTAAKSTVYTPASTGVEAWVWQLAKAYVAVNDSGWHQLISHWLNTHAVMEPFVIATNRQLSVTHPVHKLLSPHYRDTMTINALARQTLINAGGIFEMTVFPGKYALWMSSMVYKNWNFTEQALPNDLIKRGVAVEDATSPYKVRLLIEDYPYAVDGLEIWHAIEQWVGEYLAIYYPDDGVLRGDAELQAWWTEVREVGHGDLRDAAWWPRMQSVSELRDACATIIWTASALHAAVNFGQYPYAGYLPNRPTVSRRRMPEPGTEAYAELGRDPERAFIRTVTSQLQTIIGISLIEVLSKHSSDEVYLGQRDTPAWTSDPKALEAFRRFSSRLVEIEGRVVGKNGDPGLKNRNGPAKLPYMLLYPNTSDVSGAAAGITAKGIPNSISI from the exons ATGTTGGGAGGGCTCATCGACTCCCTGACGGGGTCGTCGAAGCAGTCGCGGCTCAAGGGCACGGTGGTGCTCATGCGCAAGAACGTCCTCGACCTCAACGACTTCGGCGCCACCGTCATCGACGGCCTCGGCGAGTTCGTCGGCAAGGGCGTCACCTGCCAGCTCATCAGCTCCACCGCCGTCGACCAAA ACAACGGCAACCGTGGAAAGGTGGGCGCGGAGGCGAACCTGGAGCAGTGGCCGACGAGCAGCCTGCCGTCGCTGACGACGGGGGAGTCCAGGTTCGGCGTGACGTTCGACTGGGAGGTGGAGAAGCTGGGCGTACCGGGCGCCGTCATCGTCAAGAACCACCACCGCAACGAGTTCTACCTCAAGACCATCACCCTCGACAGCGtccccggccgcgccggcgccgtcgtcttcgtcgccaACTCCTGGGTCTACCCCGCCGCCAAGTACCGATACGACCGCGTGTTCTTCGCCAACGAT gcgTACCTGCCGAGCCAGATGCCGGCGGCGCTCAAGCCCTaccgcgacgacgagctccgcaacctgcgcggcgacgaccagcAGGGCCCGTACCAGGAGCACGACCGCGTCTACCGCTACGACGTCTACAACGACCTCGGCGAGCCCGACTCCGGCAACCCCCGCCCCATCCTCGGCGGCTCCCCCGACCGCCCCTaccctcgccgcggccgcacCGGCCGCAAGCCCACCACCAAGG ACGCGGACTCGGAGAGCAGGCTGCCGCTGGTGCAGCAGATCTACGTGCCGCGGGACGAGCGGTTCGGGCACCTGAAGATGGCGGACTTCCTGGGCTACTCGATCAGGGCGATCGCCGAGGGGGTCGTGCCGGCGATCCGCACGTACGTGGACACCACCCCCGGCGAGTTCGACTCGTTCCAGGACATCGTCAACCTCTACGAGGGCTGCCTCCGGCTGCCGGACGTCCCGGCGCTGCAGGAGCTCCGCAAGCGCTTCCCGCTCCAGCTCATCAAGGACCTCCTCCCGGCCTCCGGCGACTACATCCTCAAGCTGCCCATGCCGCACATCATCAAAC AGGACAAGCAGGCGTGGAGGACCGACGAGGAGTTCGCGCGGGAGGTGCTCGCCGGCTTGAACCCCATGATGATCACGCGTCTCACG GAGTTCCCTCCGAAAAGTACTTTGGATCCTAGCAAGTTCGGCGACCACACCAGCACGATCACGGCGGCGCACATCGAGAACAGTCTCGAGGGTCTCACCGTGCAACAG GCGCTGGACAGCAACCGGCTGTACATTCTCGACCACCACGACCGGTTCATGCCGTTCCTGATCGACGTCAACAACCTGGAGGGCAACTTCATCTACGCGACCCGGACGCTCTTCTTCCTGCGAGGCGACGGCACGCTGGCGCCGCTGGCCATCGAGCTGAGCGAGCCCCTGATCCAGGGCGGCGTGACCGCCGCCAAGAGCACGGTGTACACGCCGGCGTCGACCGGCGTCGAGGCCTGGGTCTGGCAGCTCGCCAAGGCCTACGTCGCCGTCAACGACTCCGGCTGGCATCAGCTGATCAGCCACTG GCTGAACACGCACGCGGTGATGGAGCCGTTCGTGATCGCGACGAACCGGCAGCTCAGCGTGACGCACCCGGTGCACAAGCTGCTGAGCCCGCACTACCGCGACACGATGACCATCAACGCCCTCGCGCGGCAGACGCTCATCAACGCCGGCGGCATCTTCGAGATGACCGTCTTCCCCGGCAAGTACGCGCTCTGGATGTCCTCCATGGTGTACAAGAACTGGAACTTCACCGAGCAAGCCCTTCCCAACGATCTCATCAAGAG gggcgtggcggtggaggaCGCGACGAGCCCGTACAAGGTGCGGCTGCTGATCGAGGACTACCCGTACGCGGTGGACGGGCTGGAGATCTGGCACGCGATCGAGCAGTGGGTGGGCGAGTACCTGGCCATCTACTAccccgacgacggcgtgctCCGCGGGGACGCGGAGCTGCAGGCGTGGTGGACGGAGGTGCGGGAGGTCGGGCACGGCGACCTCAGGGACGCGGCGTGGTGGCCCAGGATGCAGTCCGTGTCGGAGCTCCGCGACGCGTGCGCCACCATCATCTGGACCGCGTCGGCGCTGCACGCGGCGGTCAACTTCGGGCAGTACCCGTACGCGGGGTACCTCCCGAACCGGCCGACGGTGAGCCGGCGGCGCATGCCGGAGCCCGGCACGGAGGCGTACGCGGAGCTGGGGCGCGACCCGGAGCGGGCGTTCATCCGCACCGTCACCAGCCAGCTCCAGACCATCATCGGCATCTCGCTGATCGAGGTCCTGTCGAAGCACTCCTCCGACGAGGTGTACCTCGGGCAGCGCGACACGCCGGCGTGGACGTCGGACCCCAAGGCGCTGGAGGCGTTCCGGCGGTTCAGCAGCCGGCTGGTGGAGATCGAGGGCAGGGTGGTGGGCAAGAACGGCGACCCGGGGCTCAAGAACCGCAACGGCCCGGCCAAGCTCCCCTACATGCTGCTCTACCCCAACACCTCCGACGtcagcggcgccgccgccggcatcaCCGCCAAGGGCATCCCGAACAGCATCTCCATCTGA